TGACCTCGAAAAAGGCGTCACCTCCCTGCAACTCCGACTCGACGTCGCTGCCAGACGCGGACAAGGCCCCGACAACGCCACCGACCCCGACCACCTCGGCCGCGACGGCCTCATGGTCTACTCCCTCGCCGACCTCGAAGCCCTCCTCGCCGGTGTCCACGTCAACATGATCGCCATCGCGCTCGAAGCCGGTTCTGCCTTCCTCCCCGCCTCCGCCCTCCTCGCCGCCTGCTGGGACAACAAAAACATCGCACCCGACAAAGCCCGCGGGGCCTTCAACGCCGACCCCCTCGCCGTCCTCGCCCGCGATGGCGAACTCCCCTCCTCCCTCGACAACACCCTCACACAAATGGCCGACCTCGCCGTCTGGACTTCCAAACGCTACCCCATGGTCCGCTCCGTCCGCGTCGGCACCGCCCCCTACCACCACGCCGGCGCCACCGCCGCCCAGGACCTCGGCCTCTCTATGGGCACTGCCGTCACCTACCTCCGAACCCTCACCGACGCCGGCCTCGACATCAACGCCGCCGCCAAACAACTCCTCTTCTCCATCGGACTCGGCACCAACTTCTTCCTCGCCATCGCCAAACTACGCGCCGCCCGACGACTCTGGGCCCGCGTCCTCGAAGCAGCCAACGCCGACACTTCGCCCGAAGCCGGCACCGCCATGCTCATCCACGCACGAACCTCTAAACGCGTCCTCACCCAGCGAGACCCCTGGGTCAACATGCTCCGCAACACCGCCACCTCCTTCGCCGCCATCGTCGGCGGAGCACCCATCATCACCACCGAACCCTACGACGCAGCCACCGGACCCTCCGACGAGTTCGGACATCGCATCGCGCGAAACACCCAGATAATCCTTGGCGAAGAAGCTCATCTCGGCCGCGTCGTCGACCCCGCAGGCGGGTCATGGTTCGTCGAATCCGTCACCGATGACCTCACCGAAAAAGCCTGGCACTTCTTCCAGCAGATCGAAGCCCAAGGCGGCATGATCAAAGCCCTCACCTCCGGTTGGATCCAGGACCAGATCGACTCCGCCTTCGCCCCACGCCTCGCCAACATCGCCAGACGAAAAGACGCCATCACAGGCGTCTCCGAGTTCCCCAACCTCCGCGAAAAACAAGTCCCCCGCGAACCCATCGACCTCAACCAGCTCCGCCGCGAAGCCAAAACACGCTACGGCGAAAAACCCCTACCCGATAACGCCGCCTCCGAAATCAAACGCCTCGCACAACCAGGACCCGACCGCATCGACACCGCCACCCAACTCGCCAAAGCCGGCGCCACCCTCCCCCAGATCGCAGGCCCGATGCAGGCCGGTGACCCCGCCTCCGTCCGCGCCGTCGCACCCCACCCCTACGCCGCACCCTTCGAAGAACTCCGCGACGCCTCCGACCGCTTCCTCGCCATGACTGGCAAACGCCCCCGCGTCTTCCTGGCCAACCTCGGACCCGTCGCCCACCACAACGCACGAGCTGGCTACACCACCAACTTCTTCGAAGCCGGCGGCTACGAGGTCGTCCCCTCCAAACCCCTGCTCTGGAAAACCGATGACGAGATGACCACCGCCGGCGACCACGCCGTCGAAGCCCTCGTCAACTCCGCGGCCTCCGTCGCCGTGCTCTGCTCCTCCGACAAGATCTACCCCGCCGCCGTGCCCGCCTTCGCCCAGCGACTCAAAGCCGCCGGCGCCCGAACCATCATCCTCGCCGGCGCACCCGGCGACGCCGAAGCCGACTACCGACACGCCGGCGTCGACCGCTTCATCTTCATCAAATGCGATGTGCTCAACACCCTCCGTGAGCTGCTCTCCGAGGAAGGCGTCCTCCAATGACCATCCCCAACTTCAAAGACATCCCCCTCCAATCCAACGCCGCCCGCGCCTCCGCGAGCGCCT
This Phycisphaeraceae bacterium DNA region includes the following protein-coding sequences:
- a CDS encoding methylmalonyl-CoA mutase family protein translates to MTRLATELSLSDDFPAVDHATWQALVEKDLAGAPFEKKLITHTYEGIDLKPVYVESDWPAAQQPADFPGLAPFTRGSSPVGSAACGWDIRQQHDHPDLETANSLILDDLEKGVTSLQLRLDVAARRGQGPDNATDPDHLGRDGLMVYSLADLEALLAGVHVNMIAIALEAGSAFLPASALLAACWDNKNIAPDKARGAFNADPLAVLARDGELPSSLDNTLTQMADLAVWTSKRYPMVRSVRVGTAPYHHAGATAAQDLGLSMGTAVTYLRTLTDAGLDINAAAKQLLFSIGLGTNFFLAIAKLRAARRLWARVLEAANADTSPEAGTAMLIHARTSKRVLTQRDPWVNMLRNTATSFAAIVGGAPIITTEPYDAATGPSDEFGHRIARNTQIILGEEAHLGRVVDPAGGSWFVESVTDDLTEKAWHFFQQIEAQGGMIKALTSGWIQDQIDSAFAPRLANIARRKDAITGVSEFPNLREKQVPREPIDLNQLRREAKTRYGEKPLPDNAASEIKRLAQPGPDRIDTATQLAKAGATLPQIAGPMQAGDPASVRAVAPHPYAAPFEELRDASDRFLAMTGKRPRVFLANLGPVAHHNARAGYTTNFFEAGGYEVVPSKPLLWKTDDEMTTAGDHAVEALVNSAASVAVLCSSDKIYPAAVPAFAQRLKAAGARTIILAGAPGDAEADYRHAGVDRFIFIKCDVLNTLRELLSEEGVLQ